A part of Amycolatopsis camponoti genomic DNA contains:
- a CDS encoding alkaline phosphatase D family protein, whose translation MTEPTHHSRRTLLKAGLTGAAATLVLPSTAFAAAPLLRGDRPVLTHGVQSGDVTPGSAIVWSRADRPSRLVVEIARDPSFRHARRVPGPLAGPATGGTGQVRVAGLAPGTEYHYRVTAESLDGRATSEPLTGRFATAPVGRRDTRILWSGDVVGQNWGINPDLGGMTIFSAMAARRPDLFLHSGDTVYADGPLTETVTLPGGRTWRNVVTPEKSKVAETLDEYRGQHAYNRLDANFKRFAAQVPVYAQWDDHEVLNNWYPGEILDLPAYTEKRVDVLAPRAYQAFHEWHPIDSRAAVDGRVYRSFRYGSRAEIFVLDMRTYRNANTADQTQPGYILGDKQARWLADALGRSTATWKIVQADMPLGLVVPDGTDIEAVANNRPGAPGGRETELAWVLREIQRRRVRNVVWLTADVHYTAAHHYSPDRAAFQDFDPFWEFVSGPLNAGAFGPNALDPTFGPEAVFVHAPPVANTAPIDGFQHFGELNIDGGSGDLTVDLRDATGASLWSKKLHPQGR comes from the coding sequence ATGACCGAACCGACCCACCACTCCCGCCGCACGCTGCTCAAGGCCGGTCTGACCGGCGCCGCCGCCACTCTCGTGCTGCCTTCGACGGCGTTCGCCGCGGCACCGCTGCTGCGCGGCGACCGGCCCGTGCTCACCCACGGCGTCCAGTCCGGCGACGTCACGCCCGGCTCGGCGATCGTCTGGTCGCGCGCCGACCGGCCGTCGCGGCTGGTCGTGGAGATCGCGCGCGACCCGTCGTTCCGGCACGCCCGCCGGGTGCCCGGCCCGCTCGCCGGGCCGGCCACCGGCGGGACCGGGCAGGTCCGCGTCGCCGGTCTCGCGCCCGGCACCGAGTACCACTACCGCGTCACGGCGGAGTCCCTCGACGGGCGCGCGACGAGCGAGCCGCTGACCGGCCGGTTCGCCACCGCGCCGGTGGGCCGCCGCGACACCCGGATCCTGTGGTCGGGCGACGTCGTCGGGCAGAACTGGGGGATCAACCCGGACCTGGGCGGCATGACGATCTTTTCGGCGATGGCGGCCCGCCGTCCCGACCTCTTCCTGCACAGCGGCGACACGGTGTACGCCGACGGACCGCTGACGGAGACGGTCACCCTGCCCGGCGGCCGCACGTGGCGCAACGTCGTCACGCCGGAGAAGTCGAAGGTCGCCGAGACCCTCGACGAGTACCGCGGCCAGCACGCGTACAACCGCCTCGACGCCAACTTCAAGCGCTTCGCCGCGCAGGTGCCGGTCTATGCCCAGTGGGACGACCACGAGGTCTTGAACAACTGGTACCCGGGCGAGATCCTCGACCTCCCGGCCTACACGGAGAAGCGCGTCGACGTGCTCGCGCCGCGGGCGTACCAGGCGTTCCACGAGTGGCACCCGATCGACTCGCGCGCCGCGGTCGACGGCCGCGTCTACCGCAGTTTCCGGTACGGCTCGCGCGCCGAGATCTTCGTGCTGGACATGCGGACCTACCGCAACGCCAACACCGCCGACCAGACCCAGCCCGGCTACATCCTCGGCGACAAGCAGGCCCGCTGGCTGGCCGACGCACTCGGTCGCAGCACGGCGACGTGGAAGATCGTCCAGGCGGACATGCCGCTGGGCCTGGTCGTCCCGGACGGCACGGACATCGAAGCGGTGGCGAACAACCGGCCGGGTGCGCCGGGCGGGCGTGAGACGGAGCTGGCGTGGGTGCTGCGGGAGATCCAGCGCCGCCGCGTCCGCAACGTGGTCTGGCTGACCGCGGACGTCCACTACACGGCGGCGCACCACTATTCGCCGGACCGAGCGGCCTTCCAGGACTTCGACCCGTTCTGGGAGTTCGTGTCCGGACCGCTGAACGCGGGCGCGTTCGGGCCGAACGCCCTGGACCCGACGTTCGGCCCGGAGGCGGTGTTCGTCCACGCCCCACCGGTCGCGAACACGGCCCCGATCGACGGCTTCCAGCACTTCGGGGAGCTGAACATCGACGGCGGGAGCGGTGACCTGACGGTGGACCTCCGGGATGCCACCGGGGCGTCGCTGTGGTCGAAGAAGCTGCACCCGCAGGGCCGCTGA
- a CDS encoding ABC transporter permease produces MTTVEPTGRVVGTWHGAWLRVEGYWTWYRRHWVSTLYSTGLQPVLFLAAMGLGFGSQVRPGAVTGGLSYLQYIAPALLAAGAAQQAVGESSYPVLSGFKWQKDYLAVTATPVSPGQVLGGHLIWTTLRLTLAGAIYAVVAVFFGAWTGPGVLLVIVAGTVTGLACSTPVTAMAARTFDEGQRFGIVFRFILMPMTLFSGTFFPIAQLPGAIRWLAWLSPLWHGTQLARGVSVGGVGGWAMLGHFAVLAAMFAAGWAVAHRAFYRRLVV; encoded by the coding sequence ATGACCACCGTCGAGCCCACCGGCCGCGTCGTCGGTACGTGGCACGGCGCCTGGCTGCGCGTCGAAGGGTACTGGACCTGGTACCGCCGGCACTGGGTGTCCACTTTGTACTCCACCGGCCTCCAGCCGGTGCTGTTCCTCGCCGCGATGGGACTCGGCTTCGGGTCGCAGGTGCGGCCGGGTGCGGTCACCGGTGGCCTGTCCTACCTCCAGTACATCGCCCCGGCCCTGCTCGCGGCCGGCGCCGCGCAGCAGGCCGTCGGCGAATCGAGCTACCCCGTGCTGTCCGGGTTCAAGTGGCAGAAGGACTACCTGGCGGTCACCGCCACCCCGGTGTCGCCGGGCCAGGTGCTCGGCGGCCACCTGATCTGGACGACGCTGCGGCTGACGCTCGCGGGCGCGATCTACGCGGTGGTCGCGGTGTTCTTCGGCGCCTGGACCGGCCCCGGCGTGCTGCTGGTGATCGTCGCCGGCACCGTCACGGGCCTCGCCTGCAGCACGCCGGTGACCGCGATGGCGGCGCGGACGTTCGACGAAGGCCAGCGCTTCGGCATCGTCTTCCGCTTCATCCTGATGCCGATGACGTTGTTCTCCGGCACGTTCTTCCCGATCGCGCAGCTGCCGGGCGCGATCCGCTGGCTGGCCTGGCTCTCCCCGCTGTGGCACGGCACGCAGCTCGCCCGCGGCGTGAGCGTCGGGGGAGTCGGCGGCTGGGCGATGCTCGGCCACTTCGCGGTGCTCGCGGCGATGTTCGCGGCCGGGTGGGCGGTCGCGCACCGGGCCTTCTACCGGAGGCTGGTGGTCTGA
- a CDS encoding penicillin acylase family protein: MRPFRKSLAVLTAALTITTLGTGIAEAGQDGGKAVLRYTEHGIPHIVAKDYAGLGYGYGFAAATDNVCELANIYLTVSGQRSKYFGPEGGGYPSLSEAESNLHSDLFFQRINDSGIVDRLVAQPAPLGPRREVREVVSGYVKGFNAYLARTGRAGISDPACHGADWVRPITEQDFYRHYYAIAITGGQGVVTEGLFTEPPSGATPTPGTGGQLSAKVAQALNGSGLGSNGIAIGADSTAAGQGSVLLGNPHYPWQAGRRFWQSQLTIPGRLDVAGASLLGMPFVQIGHTADAAWTHTVSTPVTFGLFEVPLKPGDPTTYLVDGKPEKMTSREVTVPVRQADGSLKPVRQTFWSTRYGPVMSDFQGIPLPWTTKSAFTVRDANGTNMRGLNTWFELDEARSTADIVGALSRTQGVPWVNTIATDRAGNALYADIQVVPHVTDEQAKLCSTPLGQQTFPAVGLAILDGSKSSCQWGSDPGALEPGIFAPSRLPRQQSRDYELNTNDSAWLANAKAPITGYPHIVGDIGTERSPRTREALLTAEKGGFTTDSMKKVLFADHSLFADLTAADLAKLCASFPGGQAPSSSGPVPVGPACSAIANWDHTYTLDTRGSLLFQRFAARLGSVDRFSVPFDPKAPLTTPNTLNAANADVRKAFGDALVELRTAGLAPDARLRDGQAVTRNGERIPIHGGQGFLGVLNVMTPVWDPARGNVEVAHGSSYIQVVGFRGRACPDSSTVLTYSQSANPKSPYFSDQTKLYSRGEWVKERFCEADILRSPALRVVVLR; the protein is encoded by the coding sequence ATGAGACCATTCAGGAAAAGCCTGGCGGTTCTGACGGCGGCGCTCACCATCACCACCCTGGGGACCGGTATCGCGGAAGCGGGCCAGGACGGCGGAAAGGCCGTCCTCCGCTACACCGAACACGGCATCCCGCACATCGTCGCCAAGGACTACGCCGGGCTCGGCTACGGGTACGGCTTCGCGGCGGCGACCGACAACGTCTGCGAGCTCGCGAACATCTACCTCACGGTGAGCGGGCAGCGATCGAAGTACTTCGGCCCGGAGGGCGGCGGCTACCCGTCGCTGTCCGAGGCGGAAAGCAACCTGCACAGCGACCTGTTCTTCCAGCGGATCAACGACTCCGGGATCGTCGACCGGCTGGTCGCGCAACCGGCGCCGCTGGGGCCGCGCCGCGAGGTCCGCGAGGTCGTTTCCGGCTACGTCAAGGGGTTCAACGCCTACCTCGCGCGCACCGGCCGCGCCGGCATCTCCGACCCGGCCTGCCACGGCGCGGACTGGGTCCGGCCGATCACCGAGCAGGACTTCTACCGGCACTACTACGCCATCGCGATCACGGGCGGCCAGGGCGTCGTCACCGAAGGGCTGTTCACGGAGCCGCCGTCCGGCGCGACGCCCACCCCGGGCACCGGCGGGCAGCTGTCGGCGAAGGTCGCGCAGGCGCTGAACGGCAGCGGGCTCGGCAGCAACGGCATCGCGATCGGCGCGGACTCCACCGCGGCCGGTCAGGGCAGCGTGCTGCTCGGCAACCCGCACTACCCGTGGCAGGCCGGGCGCCGGTTCTGGCAGAGCCAGCTGACCATCCCCGGCCGGCTCGACGTCGCCGGCGCGAGCCTGCTCGGCATGCCGTTCGTCCAGATCGGGCACACCGCGGACGCGGCCTGGACGCACACGGTGTCCACGCCGGTCACCTTCGGCCTGTTCGAGGTGCCGCTGAAGCCGGGCGACCCGACGACGTACCTCGTCGACGGCAAGCCCGAGAAGATGACGTCCCGCGAGGTCACCGTCCCGGTGCGCCAGGCCGACGGCTCGCTGAAGCCGGTCCGCCAGACCTTCTGGTCGACGCGGTACGGGCCGGTGATGAGCGACTTCCAGGGCATTCCGCTGCCCTGGACGACGAAGTCGGCGTTCACCGTGCGCGACGCCAACGGCACGAACATGCGCGGGCTCAACACGTGGTTCGAGCTAGACGAGGCGCGCAGCACGGCCGACATCGTCGGCGCGCTGAGCCGCACGCAGGGTGTCCCGTGGGTCAACACCATCGCCACCGACCGGGCGGGCAACGCGCTCTACGCCGACATCCAGGTCGTCCCGCACGTCACCGACGAGCAGGCGAAGCTGTGCAGCACTCCCTTGGGACAGCAGACCTTCCCGGCCGTCGGACTGGCCATTTTGGACGGATCGAAGTCGTCGTGCCAGTGGGGTTCCGACCCCGGTGCGCTCGAGCCGGGCATCTTCGCGCCGTCGCGGCTGCCGAGGCAGCAGAGCCGGGACTACGAGCTGAACACCAACGACAGCGCCTGGCTGGCCAACGCGAAGGCGCCCATCACGGGCTACCCGCACATCGTCGGGGACATCGGCACCGAGCGTTCGCCGCGCACGCGGGAAGCGCTGCTCACCGCCGAAAAGGGCGGGTTCACGACGGACTCGATGAAGAAGGTGCTCTTCGCCGACCACAGCCTGTTCGCCGACCTGACGGCGGCGGACCTGGCGAAGCTGTGCGCGTCGTTCCCGGGCGGGCAGGCGCCGTCGTCGTCCGGCCCGGTCCCGGTCGGGCCGGCGTGCTCGGCGATCGCGAACTGGGACCACACGTACACGCTCGACACGCGGGGTTCGCTGCTGTTCCAGCGGTTCGCCGCGCGGCTCGGCTCGGTGGACCGCTTCTCGGTGCCGTTCGACCCGAAGGCGCCGCTGACCACGCCGAACACGCTCAACGCCGCCAACGCGGACGTCCGGAAGGCGTTCGGGGACGCGCTGGTGGAGCTGCGCACGGCGGGACTCGCGCCGGACGCCCGCCTCAGGGACGGCCAGGCGGTCACGCGCAACGGCGAGCGCATCCCGATCCACGGTGGCCAGGGCTTCCTGGGCGTGCTCAACGTGATGACGCCGGTGTGGGACCCGGCGCGCGGCAACGTCGAGGTCGCGCACGGCTCCAGCTACATCCAGGTGGTCGGGTTCCGCGGCCGCGCGTGCCCGGACTCCTCGACGGTGCTGACGTACTCGCAGTCGGCCAACCCGAAGTCGCCGTACTTCAGCGACCAGACGAAGCTCTACAGCCGGGGTGAATGGGTGAAGGAACGCTTCTGCGAAGCCGACATCCTGCGCTCACCCGCGCTGCGGGTCGTCGTGCTGCGGTAG
- a CDS encoding ABC transporter ATP-binding protein, protein MDESEDREPALVQAKALVKRFGEFEAVRGIDVEVRRGEAFGFLGPNGAGKSSTMRMIACVSPRTDGDLRVLGLDPEVAGPRIRARLGVVPQLDNLDVELTVRENLVIYARYFGLSRAAARAKADELLEFAQLSDRAADKVDPLSGGMKRRLTIARSLVNDPELLLLDEPTTGLDPQARHLLWDRLFRLKEQGTTLIVTTHYMDEAEQLCDRLVVMDHGRIAAEGSPSELISRYSTREVVELRFASGHQVASAQQVEGLAERIEVLPDRVLLYSDNGEDTLEHAHARGVRPLSSLVRRSSLEDVFLRLTGRTLVD, encoded by the coding sequence GTGGACGAATCGGAGGACCGGGAACCGGCGCTGGTGCAGGCGAAGGCACTCGTGAAGCGCTTCGGCGAGTTCGAGGCCGTGCGCGGGATCGACGTGGAGGTGCGGCGCGGGGAGGCGTTCGGCTTCCTCGGCCCGAACGGCGCCGGCAAGTCGTCGACGATGCGGATGATCGCGTGCGTGTCGCCGCGCACCGACGGCGACCTCCGCGTGCTGGGGCTGGATCCCGAGGTCGCCGGGCCGCGGATCCGCGCGCGCCTCGGCGTGGTGCCGCAGCTGGACAACCTGGACGTCGAGCTGACGGTCCGGGAGAACCTGGTGATCTACGCCCGGTACTTCGGGCTGTCCCGCGCGGCGGCGCGGGCCAAGGCGGACGAGCTGCTGGAGTTCGCGCAGCTGAGCGACCGCGCGGCCGACAAGGTCGACCCGCTGTCGGGCGGCATGAAACGCCGGCTGACGATCGCGCGGTCGCTGGTCAACGACCCGGAGCTGTTGCTGCTCGACGAGCCGACGACCGGGCTCGACCCGCAGGCCCGCCACCTGCTGTGGGACCGCCTGTTCCGGCTGAAGGAGCAGGGCACGACGCTGATCGTCACGACGCACTACATGGACGAGGCCGAGCAGCTGTGCGACAGGCTGGTGGTGATGGACCACGGCCGGATCGCCGCGGAGGGGTCGCCGTCGGAGCTGATCAGCCGGTACTCGACGCGGGAGGTCGTGGAGCTGCGGTTCGCGTCGGGCCACCAGGTGGCGTCGGCGCAGCAGGTGGAGGGCCTGGCCGAGCGCATCGAGGTACTGCCGGACCGGGTACTGCTCTACAGCGACAACGGCGAAGACACCCTGGAGCACGCCCACGCGCGCGGGGTACGGCCGCTGTCGAGCCTGGTGCGCCGCAGCTCGCTGGAGGACGTGTTCCTGCGGTTGACCGGCCGGACGCTGGTGGACTGA
- a CDS encoding phosphodiester glycosidase family protein yields the protein MLPFVALVATAFAVPAHADPLRAPLGTPPVEAAPAASSDHQAPATFAVADLDDGLVTGSATTEVAPGLNLTQFDRFDPAGWIRGDTLAVDLGSKVLKPAYLSPGTVSARTPLSQQLARTGAVAGVNGDFFDINATGAPIGVGIDHGQLQTAPAAGHNYTAAITDAGKAQLASVFLEAAVTLPGGTVQATNFNSPVLDKDAIGVYTPLWGASGRATSVAGASRVREVELRDGVVTAVRERPADGPIAAGTTLLLAREAGADALAALEPGDPVDVTYAPRSDAGKIAVAVGGNEVLLRDGVVQPVDNVAMHPRTAVGFSADGKRLWLATVDGRQADSRGMTELELARHMKSLGADDAINLDGGGSSTLLARNEGEAAPSVRNAPSDGGERLVPNGIGFTTVPGSGKLTAFSPTPAVATGDANRVLSGLTRHLVADGHDETGAAVAADPRWSTSDPRRATVTRGVVTGHGAGAVDVVARSGRAAGKTALSVLGRPVRLGTSTEQVALSGAGAKSTFEVYGYDADGYGTWLEPDDVKLDYDHSVVRVEPSGDGYAVTALTASGASAITASAGGLTTHLAASVGTVPQVASPLDGPAGWTATVFPAVVGAALSAAPGRAGGAGLALDYRLTGTTATRAAYVTPSSPLAVPAGTQKIGLWVNGDGKGAWLRAELRDAANVASIVDLSLSVDWTGWRYVTAAVPAGLPDGQRLARFYAVENVPDQQYEGHLVFDDLTFEVAPTTAVPADPAPRDPALVTDGTLTGGLRVAVVSDAQFTADDPAGPLVAQARRALREAVAAKPDLVLINGDFVDRGTAPDFVLAKQVITEELDGKVPWYYVPGNHEAEGGNGLANFQAAFGVTHRVVDVHGIRLVLMDSSRGSLRAGGFDQVRMLRDALDSAAGDRSVRGVVVAMHHPVKDPSPTGNSQLGDRKEATLLTRWLTGFERASGKPAASVASHAGVFSLSRVDGVPYLVNGNSGKAPAAAPGDGGFVGWTLLRLDPADHAQPVRFETRPNVDSLTLSGPSSLKRGERAEVRATLRQGTRDVPVSYPVSADWTVSWGVVAFDPASGVLTALRPGVARLSVTVNGVTRTLVVTVRG from the coding sequence GTGCTGCCGTTCGTCGCCCTGGTCGCGACGGCGTTCGCCGTTCCCGCCCACGCCGATCCGCTCCGGGCGCCGCTCGGCACCCCACCGGTCGAGGCCGCGCCCGCCGCGTCGTCCGACCACCAGGCTCCGGCGACCTTCGCCGTCGCGGATCTCGACGACGGGCTCGTCACCGGCAGCGCGACCACCGAGGTCGCGCCCGGCTTGAACCTCACCCAGTTCGACCGGTTCGACCCGGCGGGCTGGATCCGCGGCGACACCCTCGCCGTCGACCTGGGCAGCAAGGTCCTGAAGCCGGCGTACCTGAGCCCCGGCACGGTGTCCGCGCGCACGCCGCTTTCGCAGCAGCTCGCGCGCACGGGCGCGGTCGCCGGCGTGAACGGCGACTTCTTCGACATCAACGCCACCGGAGCCCCGATCGGCGTCGGCATCGACCACGGGCAGCTGCAGACCGCGCCCGCGGCCGGCCACAACTACACCGCCGCGATCACCGACGCGGGCAAGGCCCAGCTGGCCTCGGTGTTCCTCGAAGCCGCGGTGACGCTGCCGGGCGGCACCGTGCAGGCCACGAACTTCAACAGCCCGGTGCTCGACAAGGACGCGATCGGCGTCTACACGCCGTTGTGGGGCGCCTCCGGCCGCGCGACCTCGGTGGCCGGGGCGTCCCGGGTGCGCGAGGTCGAGCTGCGCGACGGTGTCGTCACCGCCGTGCGCGAGCGGCCCGCCGACGGCCCGATCGCGGCCGGGACCACGTTGCTCTTGGCCCGCGAAGCCGGGGCGGACGCCCTCGCGGCGCTCGAGCCGGGTGACCCGGTGGACGTCACGTACGCGCCGCGCTCGGACGCCGGGAAGATCGCGGTCGCCGTGGGCGGCAACGAAGTCCTGCTGCGCGACGGCGTCGTGCAGCCCGTCGACAACGTCGCGATGCACCCGCGGACGGCGGTCGGCTTCTCCGCCGACGGCAAGCGGCTGTGGCTGGCCACTGTGGACGGACGCCAGGCCGACAGCCGCGGCATGACCGAGCTGGAACTCGCCCGGCACATGAAGAGCCTCGGCGCCGACGACGCGATCAACCTCGACGGCGGCGGCTCGTCGACCCTCTTGGCGCGCAACGAGGGCGAAGCCGCGCCGAGCGTCCGGAACGCACCGTCGGACGGCGGGGAACGCCTGGTGCCCAACGGGATCGGCTTCACGACCGTGCCGGGCAGCGGCAAGCTCACCGCGTTCTCGCCGACGCCGGCCGTCGCGACCGGCGACGCGAACCGCGTCCTGTCCGGCCTGACCCGGCACCTGGTCGCCGACGGCCACGACGAAACCGGGGCGGCGGTCGCCGCCGACCCGCGCTGGAGCACGTCGGACCCGCGGCGGGCCACCGTGACCCGCGGGGTCGTCACCGGGCACGGCGCGGGCGCCGTCGACGTCGTGGCGCGCTCGGGTCGCGCGGCGGGGAAGACGGCGCTTTCGGTGCTGGGCAGGCCGGTCCGGCTCGGCACGAGCACCGAGCAGGTCGCGCTGTCCGGTGCAGGCGCGAAGAGCACGTTCGAGGTCTACGGCTACGACGCCGACGGCTACGGCACCTGGCTGGAGCCCGACGACGTCAAGCTCGACTACGACCACTCCGTCGTGCGGGTCGAGCCGTCGGGGGACGGGTACGCGGTGACCGCGCTGACCGCGTCCGGCGCTTCGGCGATCACCGCTTCGGCGGGCGGCCTGACCACGCACCTGGCGGCGTCGGTCGGGACCGTGCCGCAGGTCGCGTCGCCGCTGGACGGGCCGGCGGGCTGGACGGCCACGGTGTTCCCGGCGGTCGTCGGCGCGGCGCTGTCCGCGGCGCCCGGGCGCGCCGGCGGCGCCGGTCTCGCGCTGGACTACCGGCTCACCGGCACGACCGCGACGCGCGCCGCGTACGTGACGCCGTCTTCTCCGCTCGCGGTTCCCGCGGGCACGCAGAAGATCGGGCTGTGGGTGAACGGCGACGGCAAGGGCGCCTGGCTGCGGGCCGAGCTGCGCGACGCGGCGAACGTCGCGTCCATCGTGGACTTGTCGCTGAGCGTCGACTGGACGGGCTGGCGTTACGTCACCGCCGCCGTCCCGGCCGGGCTGCCGGACGGCCAGCGGCTGGCGCGCTTCTACGCCGTGGAAAACGTGCCGGACCAGCAGTACGAAGGTCACCTGGTGTTCGACGACCTGACCTTCGAGGTGGCGCCGACGACGGCGGTGCCGGCCGATCCGGCGCCGCGTGATCCGGCGCTGGTCACCGACGGCACGCTGACCGGCGGCCTGCGCGTCGCGGTCGTCAGCGACGCGCAGTTCACCGCGGACGACCCGGCCGGCCCGCTGGTCGCGCAGGCCCGCCGCGCCCTGCGCGAAGCCGTCGCGGCGAAACCGGACCTGGTGCTGATCAACGGCGACTTCGTCGACCGCGGCACGGCACCCGACTTCGTGCTCGCCAAGCAGGTCATCACCGAGGAACTGGACGGCAAGGTGCCCTGGTACTACGTGCCGGGCAACCACGAAGCCGAAGGCGGCAACGGGCTCGCCAACTTCCAGGCGGCGTTCGGCGTGACGCACCGGGTCGTCGACGTGCACGGCATCCGGCTGGTGCTGATGGACTCCTCGCGCGGCTCGCTGCGGGCGGGCGGGTTCGACCAGGTCCGGATGCTGCGGGACGCTCTCGACTCGGCGGCGGGGGACCGGTCGGTCCGCGGCGTCGTCGTCGCGATGCACCACCCGGTGAAGGACCCGAGCCCGACCGGGAACTCCCAGCTCGGCGACCGGAAGGAAGCGACGCTGCTGACCCGGTGGCTGACCGGGTTCGAGCGGGCGTCCGGAAAGCCGGCCGCTTCGGTGGCTTCGCACGCCGGCGTGTTCTCCCTGTCGCGGGTGGACGGCGTGCCGTACCTGGTCAACGGCAACTCGGGCAAGGCGCCCGCGGCCGCGCCCGGCGACGGCGGGTTCGTCGGCTGGACGCTGCTGCGCCTCGACCCGGCCGACCACGCGCAGCCGGTGCGCTTCGAGACGCGGCCGAACGTCGACTCCCTGACCTTGTCCGGGCCTTCCTCGCTGAAGCGCGGCGAGCGCGCCGAGGTCCGCGCGACGCTGCGGCAGGGGACCCGCGACGTGCCGGTCTCGTACCCGGTGAGCGCCGACTGGACGGTCTCGTGGGGCGTCGTCGCGTTCGACCCGGCTTCCGGCGTCCTGACGGCGTTGCGGCCGGGCGTCGCGCGGCTTTCGGTGACGGTCAACGGGGTGACGCGGACGCTGGTCGTGACGGTCCGGGGTTAA
- a CDS encoding ABC transporter permease gives MVSVQAPPARAGLLLRILPPGLYAGRARMLVERSVRVYRNSWLIFLSGAAEPFLYLLAFQLGFGKLVTEVAGPDGRPMGYVAFVAPALLATSAMNGAVFESTYNLFFKLRYAKLYDAMLATPIGPLDVALGEIGWAMTRGGVYAVAFLAIAAAMGLLASWWALLMVPAALLVGLAFSAIGMALVTFLKSTAQFDYIALALMPMFLFATTFFPLSVYPEPLQWVVRCLPLYHAIELMRGLATGLLSGSMLVNLAYLLALGALGLWASTRRIAKLLLT, from the coding sequence ATGGTGAGCGTCCAAGCTCCGCCGGCGCGGGCCGGGCTGCTGCTGCGGATCCTGCCGCCCGGGCTGTACGCGGGCCGCGCGCGCATGCTCGTCGAGCGGTCGGTGCGGGTCTACCGCAACAGCTGGCTGATCTTCCTGTCCGGCGCGGCCGAGCCGTTCCTGTACCTGCTGGCGTTCCAGCTGGGATTCGGCAAGCTCGTCACCGAGGTGGCGGGCCCGGACGGCCGCCCGATGGGCTACGTCGCGTTCGTGGCGCCGGCGCTGCTGGCGACGTCGGCGATGAACGGCGCCGTGTTCGAGTCGACGTACAACCTGTTCTTCAAGCTGCGTTACGCGAAGCTGTACGACGCGATGCTGGCGACGCCGATCGGCCCGCTGGACGTGGCGCTCGGCGAGATCGGCTGGGCGATGACCCGCGGCGGCGTCTACGCGGTGGCGTTCCTCGCGATCGCGGCGGCGATGGGGCTGCTGGCGTCGTGGTGGGCGCTGCTGATGGTCCCGGCGGCGCTGCTGGTCGGGCTGGCCTTCTCGGCGATCGGCATGGCGCTGGTGACGTTCCTGAAGTCGACGGCCCAGTTCGACTACATCGCCCTCGCGCTGATGCCGATGTTCCTGTTCGCGACGACGTTCTTCCCGCTGTCGGTGTACCCGGAGCCGCTGCAGTGGGTGGTCCGCTGCCTCCCGCTGTACCACGCGATCGAGCTGATGCGGGGCCTCGCGACGGGCCTGCTCTCCGGCAGCATGCTGGTCAACCTGGCCTACCTGCTGGCCCTGGGCGCGCTGGGCCTCTGGGCCTCGACGCGCCGCATCGCGAAGCTCCTTTTGACCTGA
- a CDS encoding maleylpyruvate isomerase family mycothiol-dependent enzyme — protein sequence MTTMPFPARDYLPVLRELTDAFAARLHTADAAAAVPDCAGWTLADLGTHLGNVHRWAATVVTTGEVQPQNFEAGPDADLASWYAESAQLLLAALEKAVPEDRCWHFGGTGKTKAFWFRRQVHETAVHLADSGSDHALDPPVAADGVDEVLTAWLPRVTRWHAAPSLTAPLALRATDTGDVWTLHPGEPPTLGSATEPAATAEAPARDLLLHLWKRTATPPSVSGDTTIADQLLKAPFTA from the coding sequence ATGACGACGATGCCGTTCCCGGCCCGCGACTACCTCCCCGTCCTGCGGGAGCTGACGGACGCGTTCGCCGCGCGGCTGCACACCGCCGACGCGGCCGCCGCGGTGCCGGACTGCGCCGGCTGGACCCTGGCCGACCTCGGCACCCACCTCGGGAACGTGCACCGCTGGGCCGCCACCGTGGTCACCACCGGCGAAGTGCAGCCGCAGAACTTCGAAGCCGGCCCGGACGCCGATCTCGCGTCCTGGTACGCCGAAAGCGCTCAGCTGCTCCTCGCCGCCCTCGAGAAGGCGGTCCCCGAAGACCGGTGCTGGCACTTCGGCGGCACCGGGAAGACCAAGGCGTTCTGGTTCCGCCGCCAGGTTCACGAAACCGCCGTCCACCTCGCCGACTCGGGCAGCGACCACGCACTGGACCCGCCCGTGGCCGCGGACGGCGTCGACGAGGTCCTGACCGCTTGGCTCCCGCGCGTCACGCGCTGGCACGCCGCGCCGTCGCTGACCGCGCCCCTCGCGCTGCGCGCCACCGACACCGGCGACGTCTGGACGCTGCACCCGGGCGAACCGCCCACGCTCGGCTCGGCGACCGAACCCGCCGCGACCGCCGAGGCGCCGGCCCGGGACCTCCTGCTGCACCTGTGGAAGCGAACGGCGACCCCGCCGAGCGTCAGCGGTGACACCACGATCGCCGACCAGCTCCTCAAGGCCCCTTTCACCGCCTGA
- the ndk gene encoding nucleoside-diphosphate kinase, translated as MTERTLVLVKPDGVARGLVGEVVSRIERKGLKLAALELRTVPQALAEEHYAEHKERAFFGDLLEFITSGPLVALAVEGPRAIAAFRQLAGGTDPVEKAIPGTIRGDFALETQYNLVHGSDSPESAERELKLWFPDL; from the coding sequence GTGACTGAACGCACGCTGGTCCTCGTCAAGCCCGATGGCGTCGCGCGCGGCCTCGTCGGCGAGGTCGTCTCGCGGATCGAGCGCAAGGGCCTGAAGCTCGCCGCCCTCGAGCTGCGGACCGTTCCGCAGGCGCTGGCCGAGGAGCACTACGCCGAGCACAAGGAGCGTGCGTTCTTCGGCGACCTGCTGGAGTTCATCACGTCGGGCCCGCTGGTCGCGCTGGCCGTCGAGGGCCCGCGGGCCATCGCCGCGTTCCGTCAGCTGGCCGGCGGCACCGACCCGGTCGAGAAGGCCATCCCGGGCACCATCCGCGGCGACTTCGCGCTGGAGACCCAGTACAACCTGGTCCACGGCTCGGACTCGCCGGAGTCGGCCGAGCGCGAGCTGAAGCTCTGGTTCCCCGACCTGTGA